Proteins encoded together in one Kutzneria kofuensis window:
- a CDS encoding site-2 protease family protein yields the protein MATTSWTRPGDPDGGLRLFRVGTVPVLLAPSWWIGSIVVTALYTPMVGQLMPGIGTAAALVLAASFALLLGVSVLAHELGHCMVALRYGLPVRRLRLFLLGGISEVGRSPAKPAQEGLVAAAGPAVSIVLALVFGATLFVVPQGGPIWLLLLETTLANAAVAVFNLLPGLPLDGGRMLRAAVWGLTGKRGTGTRTAVVGGGIVAGLLLLWALLRLVQGSTDRWLWLGVCVVTAWFVIAGARSELLSEVQRTWPEGVTLADLVRPVLQLPAESPVADALAASAGRGVVLVRADGVAAGLLDEDAARRIAEQSPLTPAEVAAEPIRPETVLLDSDPNDEIAERVRTTAAWQFLVVDDEGRPAGVLRRQDLRAASMGRKRG from the coding sequence GTGGCCACCACCAGCTGGACCCGTCCGGGCGACCCCGATGGTGGCCTTCGTCTGTTCCGGGTCGGCACCGTGCCGGTGCTGCTGGCGCCGTCCTGGTGGATCGGCTCGATCGTGGTCACGGCCCTGTACACGCCGATGGTGGGCCAGCTCATGCCGGGCATCGGCACGGCGGCGGCGCTGGTCCTGGCGGCGAGCTTCGCCCTGCTGCTGGGGGTCTCGGTGCTGGCCCACGAGCTGGGCCACTGCATGGTGGCGCTGCGCTACGGCCTCCCGGTCCGCCGGCTGAGGCTGTTCCTGCTGGGCGGCATCTCGGAGGTGGGCCGCTCGCCGGCGAAGCCGGCGCAGGAGGGCCTGGTCGCGGCGGCGGGTCCGGCGGTGTCGATCGTGCTGGCGCTGGTGTTCGGCGCGACGCTGTTCGTGGTGCCGCAGGGCGGCCCGATCTGGCTGCTGCTGCTCGAAACGACGCTGGCGAACGCGGCGGTGGCGGTGTTCAACCTGCTGCCGGGCCTGCCGCTGGACGGCGGCCGGATGCTCAGGGCGGCGGTCTGGGGCCTGACGGGCAAACGCGGCACGGGAACCCGCACGGCGGTGGTGGGCGGCGGCATCGTGGCGGGCCTGCTGCTGTTGTGGGCGCTGCTGCGCCTGGTCCAGGGCTCGACGGACCGCTGGTTGTGGCTGGGCGTCTGCGTGGTGACCGCGTGGTTCGTGATCGCGGGCGCCCGCAGCGAACTGCTCTCCGAGGTCCAGCGGACCTGGCCGGAGGGGGTGACCCTGGCCGATCTGGTACGTCCGGTGCTGCAGCTGCCGGCGGAGAGCCCGGTGGCGGACGCGCTGGCGGCCTCGGCGGGCAGGGGAGTGGTGCTGGTCCGGGCCGACGGAGTGGCCGCTGGCCTGCTGGACGAGGACGCGGCCCGCCGCATCGCGGAGCAGTCGCCGCTGACGCCGGCGGAGGTGGCGGCCGAGCCGATCCGGCCGGAGACGGTGCTGCTGGACTCGGACCCGAACGACGAGATCGCGGAGCGGGTCCGCACCACGGCCGCCTGGCAGTTCCTCGTGGTGGACGACGAAGGGCGACCGGCGGGCGTGCTGCGCCGCCAGGACCTCAGGGCCGCCTCGATGGGCCGCAAGCGGGGTTGA
- a CDS encoding tRNA (adenine-N1)-methyltransferase, which translates to MSVSGPFQAGDRVQLTDSKGRHYTIILEPGKEYHTHRGALAHDDLIGKPEGSLITSAANTSYLAMRPLLPDYVLSMPRGAQVIYPKDAAQIVMWGDIFPGARVLEAGAGSGALTCSLLRAVGDQGKVISYEVRQDHADHAVRNVEQFFGKVPDNWSLTVADLAEHPSAADGGEVDRVILDMLAPWDVLPTVRNALIPGGVLVVYVATTTQLSRVTEALREQQCWTEPESWETMMRPWHVVGLAVRPEHRMIAHTAFLLTARRLADGVVTPKPQRRPTSTGNN; encoded by the coding sequence GTGAGTGTGAGTGGGCCCTTCCAGGCCGGAGACCGTGTGCAGCTGACCGACTCGAAGGGTCGGCACTACACGATCATCCTCGAACCCGGCAAGGAGTACCACACCCACCGGGGCGCGCTCGCGCACGACGACCTGATCGGCAAGCCGGAGGGCTCGCTGATCACGTCCGCGGCGAACACCTCCTACCTGGCGATGCGCCCGCTGCTGCCGGACTACGTGCTGTCCATGCCGCGCGGCGCGCAGGTGATCTACCCCAAGGACGCGGCGCAGATCGTCATGTGGGGCGACATCTTCCCGGGCGCCCGCGTGCTGGAGGCCGGGGCCGGCTCGGGCGCGCTGACCTGCTCGCTGCTGCGCGCGGTCGGCGACCAGGGCAAGGTCATCTCGTACGAGGTGCGCCAGGACCACGCCGACCACGCCGTCCGCAACGTGGAGCAGTTCTTCGGCAAGGTCCCGGACAACTGGTCGCTGACCGTCGCCGACCTGGCCGAGCACCCGTCGGCGGCCGACGGCGGCGAGGTCGACCGGGTCATCCTGGACATGCTGGCCCCGTGGGACGTGCTGCCGACGGTCAGGAACGCCCTGATCCCCGGCGGCGTCCTCGTCGTCTACGTCGCGACGACGACGCAGCTGTCCCGGGTCACGGAGGCGCTGCGTGAGCAGCAGTGCTGGACCGAGCCGGAGTCGTGGGAAACGATGATGCGCCCGTGGCACGTGGTGGGCCTGGCGGTGCGTCCGGAGCACCGGATGATCGCGCACACCGCGTTCCTGCTGACGGCCCGCCGGCTGGCCGACGGCGTGGTCACGCCGAAGCCGCAGCGCCGGCCGACCTCGACCGGCAACAACTAG
- the arc gene encoding proteasome ATPase — MSTDRPGSQPDEGGELNHGASGAELSAQIRFLEDEIALLRRKLTESPRHVRLLEQRLAEASERVSQLTERNTKLVDTLREARSQLLALREEVDRLAQPPSGYGVYLAGYEDGTVDVFTAGRRMRVAVSPAVDGGTLKLGQSVRLNEALTVVETGGFERTGEVCILRELLNDYESGAVRALVVGHADEERVVWLADPLVDAPLKPGDSLLVDSKAGYAYERVPKAEVEDLVLEEVPDVDYRDIGGLFRQIEQIRDAVEMPFLHAELFHEYQLRPPKGVLLYGPPGCGKTLIAKAVANSLAKQVAAARGDDDGQAKSYFLNIKGPELLNKFVGETERHIRLIFQRAREKASEGTPVIVFFDEMDSIFRTRGSGVSSDVETTIVPQLLAEIDGVEGLENVIVIGASNREDMIDPAILRPGRLDVKIKIERPDAEAAKDIFSKYLNETLPIHTDDLAEFAGDAKRCINAMIQHTVERMYDESDENRFLEVTYANGDKEVLYFKDFNSGAMIQNIVDRAKKAAIKAVLETREPGLRVQHLIDAIVDEFAENEDLPNTTNPDDWARISGKKGERIVYIRTLVTGKNQESGRAIDTASNTGQYL; from the coding sequence ATGTCGACCGACCGTCCCGGCAGCCAGCCCGATGAGGGTGGCGAGCTGAACCACGGTGCGAGTGGCGCCGAATTGTCCGCGCAGATCAGGTTCCTCGAGGACGAGATCGCACTGCTGCGGCGCAAGTTGACGGAGTCCCCACGACACGTCCGGTTGCTCGAACAGCGCCTCGCTGAGGCGTCCGAGCGGGTGAGCCAGCTGACCGAGCGCAACACCAAGCTGGTCGACACCCTCCGAGAGGCACGTAGCCAGCTTCTCGCCCTCCGTGAGGAGGTGGACCGGCTGGCCCAGCCGCCCAGCGGCTACGGCGTCTACCTGGCGGGATACGAGGACGGCACGGTGGACGTGTTCACCGCCGGCCGCCGCATGCGGGTGGCGGTGTCGCCGGCCGTCGACGGCGGGACCCTCAAGCTGGGCCAGTCGGTCCGGCTGAACGAGGCGCTGACGGTCGTGGAGACCGGCGGCTTCGAGCGCACCGGCGAGGTGTGCATCCTGCGCGAGCTGCTCAACGACTACGAGTCGGGGGCCGTCCGCGCGCTCGTCGTCGGGCACGCCGACGAGGAGCGCGTGGTGTGGCTGGCCGATCCGCTGGTCGACGCCCCGCTCAAGCCGGGCGACTCGCTGCTGGTGGACTCCAAGGCCGGCTACGCCTACGAGCGGGTGCCCAAGGCCGAGGTCGAGGACCTGGTGCTGGAGGAGGTGCCGGACGTCGACTACCGCGACATCGGCGGCCTGTTCCGGCAGATCGAGCAGATCCGCGACGCGGTGGAGATGCCGTTCCTGCACGCCGAGCTGTTCCACGAGTACCAGCTGCGGCCGCCGAAGGGCGTGCTGCTGTACGGCCCTCCCGGCTGCGGCAAGACGCTCATCGCCAAGGCGGTGGCGAACTCGCTGGCCAAGCAGGTCGCGGCGGCCCGGGGTGACGACGACGGCCAGGCCAAGTCGTACTTCCTCAACATCAAGGGCCCTGAGCTGCTCAACAAGTTCGTCGGCGAGACCGAGCGGCACATCCGGCTGATCTTCCAGCGGGCCCGGGAGAAGGCTTCCGAGGGCACGCCGGTGATCGTGTTCTTCGACGAGATGGACTCGATCTTCCGCACCCGTGGCTCGGGCGTGTCCTCCGACGTGGAGACCACGATCGTGCCGCAGCTGCTGGCCGAGATCGACGGCGTCGAGGGCCTGGAGAACGTCATCGTGATCGGCGCCTCCAACCGCGAGGACATGATCGACCCGGCCATCCTGCGCCCCGGCCGGCTCGACGTGAAGATCAAGATCGAGCGGCCGGACGCCGAGGCGGCCAAGGACATCTTCTCCAAGTACCTCAACGAGACGCTGCCCATCCACACCGACGACCTGGCCGAGTTCGCCGGCGACGCCAAGCGCTGCATCAACGCGATGATCCAGCACACGGTCGAGCGGATGTACGACGAGTCCGACGAGAACCGGTTCCTGGAGGTCACCTACGCCAACGGGGACAAGGAGGTCCTGTACTTCAAGGACTTCAACTCCGGCGCGATGATCCAGAACATCGTCGACCGCGCGAAGAAGGCGGCGATCAAGGCCGTGCTGGAGACCCGCGAGCCGGGCCTTCGAGTGCAGCACCTGATCGACGCCATCGTCGACGAGTTCGCCGAGAACGAGGACCTGCCCAACACCACCAACCCGGACGACTGGGCCCGCATCTCGGGCAAGAAGGGCGAGCGGATCGTGTACATCCGCACCCTGGTCACCGGCAAGAACCAGGAGTCGGGCCGCGCCATCGACACGGCCAGCAACACCGGTCAGTACCTGTAA
- a CDS encoding aldo/keto reductase — protein sequence MLERLGLGLAALGRPAYINLGRQGALPGVRSVPAMRAAAWKVLDEAYSTGIRWVDAARSYGRAEEFLAGWLADRGHQDVTVSSKWGYAYVADWRPDAPVHEVKEHSLARFEQQWAETDALLGDRLAVYQVHSLTADSPLFNDPLLQQSLFELTDRGIRIGFSTTGPAQADTIRRAMGLTVHGRPLFSTVQSTWNVLETSAGPALAEAHEAGLHVLVKEALANGRLAVEPPAELLGIAERTGVGTDAVALAAVLAQPWADTVLLGAASPAQLRANLAAARVALPGRDTLAHLAVEPGRYWGRRAELAWN from the coding sequence GTGCTCGAACGACTCGGCCTGGGGCTGGCCGCGCTCGGCCGGCCCGCGTACATCAACCTGGGTCGGCAGGGCGCGCTGCCCGGCGTGCGGTCCGTGCCGGCGATGCGGGCGGCCGCGTGGAAGGTGTTGGACGAGGCCTATTCCACCGGCATTCGCTGGGTGGACGCCGCCCGCTCCTACGGCCGGGCCGAGGAGTTCCTGGCCGGTTGGCTGGCCGACCGCGGGCACCAGGACGTCACGGTGTCCAGCAAGTGGGGCTACGCGTACGTGGCCGACTGGCGGCCGGACGCGCCGGTGCACGAGGTCAAGGAGCACAGCCTGGCCCGGTTCGAGCAGCAGTGGGCCGAGACCGACGCCCTGCTCGGCGACCGGCTCGCGGTGTACCAGGTGCACTCGCTGACCGCCGACAGCCCGTTGTTCAACGACCCGCTGCTGCAGCAGAGCCTGTTCGAGCTGACCGACCGCGGCATCCGGATCGGGTTCTCCACCACCGGGCCGGCGCAGGCGGACACGATCCGGCGGGCCATGGGGTTGACCGTGCACGGGAGGCCGTTGTTCAGCACCGTGCAGTCGACATGGAACGTGCTGGAGACCTCCGCCGGGCCCGCGCTGGCCGAGGCGCACGAGGCCGGCCTGCACGTGCTGGTGAAGGAGGCGCTGGCCAACGGCCGGCTGGCCGTCGAGCCGCCGGCCGAGCTGCTGGGCATCGCCGAGCGGACCGGTGTCGGCACGGACGCCGTCGCGCTGGCCGCGGTGCTGGCGCAGCCATGGGCCGACACCGTGCTGCTGGGCGCGGCCAGCCCCGCTCAGCTGCGGGCCAATCTCGCCGCCGCGCGGGTGGCGCTGCCCGGCCGGGACACGCTCGCCCACCTCGCCGTGGAGCCCGGCCGCTACTGGGGGCGTCGCGCCGAGCTGGCGTGGAACTGA
- a CDS encoding NAD(P)/FAD-dependent oxidoreductase — translation MSSEQTHVIVGAGMAGAKAAETLRAEGFDGRIVLIGAEQERPYDRPPLSKGYLLGDQDRNSVFLHPLEWYGDNHVELLTGRRVARLDRAAHEVELAGGERIGYTKALLATGSSPRRLKIDGSNLDGVHYLRRFSQSDALREAFATGGRVVVVGAGWIGLETAAAARKAGCEVTVVEPMATPLHGALGPEMGTFFGDVHRRQGVDLRLGVGVTGFTGAGKVSAVATDAGEIPADIVVVGIGARPNVELAEDAGLTVDNGGVLVDAALRTEDPDVFAAGDIASVPNSRYGRRIRVEHWQNAVDSGPSAAKAMLGQDVTYDQLPYFFTDQYDLGMEFAGWFPPGGYDRVVTRGDVDGQAFYAFWLAGDEVVAGMHVNLWDDGIGPVQELIRSRKAVDADRLADPGTPIA, via the coding sequence ATGTCCAGCGAGCAGACGCACGTCATCGTCGGCGCCGGCATGGCCGGTGCGAAGGCGGCCGAGACGTTGCGTGCGGAGGGCTTCGACGGTCGGATCGTGCTGATCGGCGCCGAACAGGAGCGGCCGTACGACCGGCCGCCGCTGTCCAAGGGCTACCTGCTCGGCGACCAGGACCGGAACAGCGTCTTCCTGCACCCGCTGGAGTGGTACGGCGACAACCACGTCGAGCTGCTCACCGGCCGCCGGGTGGCCCGGCTGGACCGCGCGGCGCACGAGGTCGAGCTGGCCGGCGGCGAGCGCATCGGCTACACGAAGGCGCTGCTGGCCACCGGGTCCTCGCCGCGGCGGCTCAAGATCGACGGCAGCAACCTGGACGGCGTGCACTACCTGCGCCGGTTCAGCCAGTCCGACGCGCTGCGCGAGGCCTTCGCCACCGGCGGCCGCGTCGTGGTCGTCGGCGCCGGCTGGATCGGGCTGGAGACCGCCGCAGCGGCGCGCAAGGCGGGTTGCGAGGTCACCGTCGTCGAGCCCATGGCCACGCCGCTGCACGGGGCGCTCGGGCCGGAGATGGGCACGTTCTTCGGCGACGTGCACCGCCGGCAGGGCGTCGACCTGAGGCTCGGCGTCGGCGTCACGGGCTTCACCGGGGCCGGCAAGGTCTCGGCCGTCGCCACCGACGCCGGGGAGATCCCCGCCGACATCGTGGTGGTCGGCATCGGCGCGCGGCCCAACGTCGAACTCGCCGAGGACGCCGGCCTCACCGTGGACAACGGCGGCGTGCTGGTCGACGCCGCGCTGCGCACCGAGGACCCGGACGTCTTCGCCGCCGGCGACATCGCCAGCGTGCCCAATTCGCGCTACGGCCGCCGTATTCGCGTCGAGCACTGGCAGAACGCCGTGGATTCCGGCCCGTCCGCCGCGAAGGCGATGCTCGGTCAGGACGTCACCTACGACCAGCTCCCGTATTTCTTCACCGACCAGTACGACCTCGGCATGGAATTCGCCGGCTGGTTCCCGCCCGGCGGATACGACCGGGTCGTCACCCGTGGCGACGTCGACGGCCAGGCCTTCTACGCGTTCTGGCTGGCCGGTGACGAGGTCGTCGCCGGCATGCACGTCAACCTGTGGGACGACGGCATCGGGCCGGTGCAGGAGCTGATCCGCAGCCGCAAGGCCGTCGACGCCGACCGGTTGGCCGACCCGGGCACCCCCATCGCCTGA